Proteins found in one Brevibacillus brevis genomic segment:
- a CDS encoding tRNA (adenine(22)-N(1))-methyltransferase has translation MTSVSISKRLQTIARYCPEGARVADIGSDHALLASYLLVKGIASFVIAGELNEGPFQAAQKQIHTLQVKDRASVRKGNGLAVVQPGEADVICIAGMGGQLIVSILEAGKDKLEGVQRLILQPNVGEEAVRLWMIENGWQLIAESILQEDGVIYEILVAERGNPTLPYEGKDRTQQELLRIGPFLWMEKSEVLQEKWLHEHEKWQKIIVQLKRSDKPEAAERIKEIEAEVKWIDEVIACLRTDKQ, from the coding sequence ATGACATCAGTATCAATATCCAAGCGGCTACAAACGATTGCCCGCTATTGTCCAGAAGGAGCCCGCGTCGCCGACATCGGGTCGGATCATGCGTTGTTGGCTTCTTATTTGCTTGTAAAAGGAATTGCTTCTTTCGTAATCGCAGGCGAATTGAATGAAGGGCCTTTTCAAGCGGCACAAAAACAAATACATACATTGCAGGTAAAAGACCGCGCTTCGGTGCGTAAAGGAAACGGGCTCGCGGTAGTACAACCAGGCGAAGCAGATGTGATCTGCATTGCTGGGATGGGCGGACAATTGATCGTTTCCATTTTGGAAGCAGGAAAAGACAAACTGGAAGGCGTACAACGCCTGATTCTGCAACCAAACGTAGGAGAAGAAGCGGTTCGCCTGTGGATGATAGAGAACGGTTGGCAGTTAATTGCCGAGTCCATTTTGCAGGAAGACGGCGTGATTTATGAGATTCTCGTCGCAGAACGAGGCAATCCTACCTTGCCTTATGAGGGCAAAGATCGTACACAGCAAGAGCTCCTGCGCATTGGTCCATTTCTTTGGATGGAAAAATCAGAGGTATTACAAGAGAAGTGGCTGCATGAGCATGAAAAATGGCAAAAGATCATCGTTCAATTAAAGCGTTCGGACAAGCCGGAAGCAGCAGAACGAATAAAAGAAATCGAAGCAGAAGTAAAATGGATCGATGAGGTGATCGCATGCTTGCGCACGGACAAACAGTAA
- a CDS encoding S8 family peptidase, with protein sequence MKKRTGKWWGMGLLSSALVMSVFTGVGAASNDSFNEFGTERVLIQSDSDVRTGYFAGPLEVRHDFGEDGFTLDVNSDQLDQLKSDPNVKITVLQKLKIAEYIEEDQASEPEFSPAAVVPWGIKAIYKNQSLSSTTGGADVRVAVLDTGVYTQHPDLTANAEQCNDFTQASPVVTGACNDAHGHGTHVAGTVLANGGGGAGIYGVAPDAKLWAYKVLDDSGSGYEDDIAYAIRYAADQSAQLGVKTIVSMSLGSSGKSTLMESAITYANQKGVLVVAAAGNSGPTVNSIGYPGALVNTVAVAALENVQQNGTYRVADFSSRGKSGQAGDYVIQERDVEVSAPGRAIQSTWNNGGYNSISGTSMATPHISGLAAKIWASNPSWSSQNVRVELQKRAKGNDIKGGSSAAVGDDIASGFGFPTVQPGDQ encoded by the coding sequence ATGAAAAAAAGAACCGGCAAGTGGTGGGGAATGGGATTACTCTCATCGGCGCTAGTGATGAGTGTCTTCACAGGTGTGGGGGCAGCAAGTAACGATTCATTCAATGAATTTGGAACTGAACGGGTATTAATTCAGTCAGATTCGGATGTGAGAACCGGTTATTTTGCTGGACCTTTGGAAGTACGCCATGATTTTGGCGAAGATGGCTTTACCCTCGATGTAAATAGCGATCAACTTGACCAACTGAAAAGCGATCCCAATGTAAAAATTACAGTATTGCAAAAATTAAAGATCGCTGAGTATATAGAAGAAGATCAGGCAAGCGAGCCAGAGTTCTCTCCTGCGGCAGTCGTTCCGTGGGGAATTAAAGCAATCTATAAGAACCAGTCCCTCTCCTCTACGACTGGCGGTGCAGATGTTCGTGTTGCAGTTCTGGATACTGGCGTGTATACGCAACATCCGGACCTAACCGCTAACGCAGAGCAGTGCAACGATTTCACGCAAGCTTCTCCTGTTGTTACCGGCGCTTGCAATGATGCGCATGGTCATGGAACACACGTCGCCGGGACTGTTCTCGCTAACGGCGGTGGTGGCGCAGGTATTTATGGTGTAGCACCAGATGCAAAGCTATGGGCATATAAAGTATTGGATGACTCCGGTTCCGGCTATGAGGATGACATTGCCTATGCTATTCGTTACGCTGCTGACCAGTCCGCTCAATTAGGCGTGAAAACGATCGTCTCTATGTCTCTTGGCTCTAGCGGTAAGAGCACCCTTATGGAAAGTGCCATCACGTATGCAAACCAAAAAGGTGTATTAGTCGTCGCTGCGGCTGGTAACTCTGGACCGACAGTGAATAGCATTGGCTACCCTGGAGCATTAGTGAATACAGTAGCCGTAGCAGCGTTAGAGAATGTTCAACAAAACGGTACCTACCGTGTGGCTGACTTCTCTTCTCGTGGCAAGAGCGGGCAGGCGGGAGACTACGTGATTCAAGAACGCGATGTGGAAGTATCAGCACCAGGACGCGCTATTCAATCTACATGGAATAACGGAGGCTATAATTCCATCAGCGGAACCTCCATGGCAACTCCACACATTTCAGGTTTGGCTGCAAAAATCTGGGCTTCCAATCCATCTTGGAGCTCTCAAAATGTTCGCGTGGAATTGCAAAAACGCGCGAAAGGAAATGACATCAAAGGTGGCTCAAGCGCTGCTGTAGGAGACGATATTGCTAGTGGATTTGGATTCCCAACTGTACAGCCTGGCGATCAATAA
- the rpoD gene encoding RNA polymerase sigma factor RpoD: MNKQNITSDMEAMSIEQVKEQLVELGKKRGVLSYKEITDRLAGFEQDSDQMDEFFEYLGDQGIEINNNENEDDDDEVDQMIIKDEDNEEFDFDDLSVPPGIKINDPVRMYLKEIGRVPLLSAEEEIKLAQRIEQGDEEAKRRLAEANLRLVVSIAKRYVGRGMLFLDLIQEGNMGLIKAVEKFDYRKGYKFSTYATWWIRQAITRAIADQARTIRIPVHMVETINKLIRVSRQLLQELGREPMPEEIAEKMDLTPEKVREIMKIAQEPVSLETPIGEEDDSHLGDFIEDQDALEPSDAAAYELLKEQLEDVLDTLTDREENVLRLRFGLDDGRTRTLEEVGKVFGVTRERIRQIEAKALRKLRHPSRSKRLKDFLE, from the coding sequence ATGAACAAGCAAAATATCACTTCCGACATGGAAGCAATGTCCATCGAACAAGTGAAGGAACAGTTGGTCGAATTAGGCAAGAAACGCGGCGTGTTGTCGTATAAAGAAATTACGGATCGCCTGGCAGGTTTTGAGCAGGATTCTGATCAAATGGATGAGTTTTTTGAATATCTTGGTGATCAAGGCATTGAGATTAACAACAATGAGAATGAAGATGACGATGATGAAGTCGATCAAATGATCATCAAGGACGAGGACAACGAAGAATTTGATTTTGACGATCTCTCCGTTCCGCCTGGAATCAAGATCAATGACCCTGTACGGATGTATCTGAAGGAAATTGGTCGAGTTCCTCTGCTCTCCGCAGAAGAGGAGATTAAACTGGCACAGCGAATTGAACAAGGTGATGAGGAAGCCAAAAGACGTTTGGCTGAGGCGAACTTGCGATTGGTTGTATCGATCGCGAAGCGTTATGTAGGACGCGGTATGCTATTCCTCGACTTGATTCAAGAAGGGAACATGGGCCTGATTAAAGCGGTGGAAAAGTTTGACTATCGCAAAGGCTACAAGTTCAGTACGTATGCGACCTGGTGGATTCGCCAAGCGATTACCCGTGCTATTGCAGACCAGGCTAGAACGATCCGGATTCCGGTTCACATGGTGGAAACGATCAATAAATTAATCCGCGTTTCCCGTCAGCTTCTGCAAGAGCTAGGTCGTGAACCTATGCCAGAAGAAATCGCTGAAAAAATGGATCTTACTCCGGAAAAAGTTCGGGAAATCATGAAGATTGCTCAAGAACCAGTATCCCTGGAGACTCCAATTGGGGAAGAAGACGATTCCCACTTAGGTGATTTCATTGAGGATCAGGATGCATTGGAGCCATCTGATGCCGCTGCCTATGAACTTTTGAAAGAACAGTTGGAAGACGTTTTGGATACATTAACAGACCGGGAAGAAAATGTACTGCGTCTGCGTTTTGGGCTAGATGACGGACGTACACGGACGTTAGAAGAAGTAGGCAAAGTGTTTGGCGTAACCCGTGAACGGATTCGTCAGATTGAAGCAAAAGCTCTTCGCAAATTGCGTCATCCGAGTAGAAGTAAACGCTTAAAAGATTTCTTGGAATAA
- the dnaG gene encoding DNA primase codes for MTGPTSDEFVNQVRAAVDIVDVVGEYVQLRKSGRAFLGLCPFHSEKSPSFNVNAERQFFHCFGCGAGGDIFSFLMKLEQLTFPEALHKLAERAGIAVPQPQQVEDSPEKRMKHAMQEAHTFVSRLYHYVLTKTPYGAEAMKYLAKRGMSEATIAEYQIGFAPDSWDFVTQQLTKRGFSQELMVEAGLLARSDAGKIFDRFRGRIMFPIQNSQGNVIGFGGRLLQGSKPNSNQKSQPKYLNSPESLLFNKSATLFNLHRARPIIRKRKEALLFEGYVDVISAWQAGFMQGIATLGTALTEQQARILRRNTESVVLCYDGDAAGQEATSKAIHVLQQAGLIVRVAPLPQGVDPDDYIRQHGAEAFSQQVLLQAMPITAFRLKHLRSQFVIKDETDKARLIAKAVEIINELSSPVERDMYQRQLAEEYSLTLGDLKWESKRAYNQQKSERQRDKVTPAWNNSINNGKVTLAKSLPPAYHTAERMLLYYMMRNVEIAARVQQECSAHFQVDEHDALAAYLYAYYAEGNPEDPGKFIHYVQDDLLKQLASGLAMMECNNDVSELEIGDYIKQVNNYPKRAELERLRDEQRSLHLQAAAADSEDARKQLELQAAVTGMKILELENALKEG; via the coding sequence ATGACTGGTCCCACTTCAGATGAATTTGTAAATCAAGTGCGTGCCGCTGTCGACATCGTAGACGTTGTAGGAGAGTACGTTCAACTGAGAAAAAGCGGTCGTGCCTTTCTCGGTCTATGTCCGTTTCACTCTGAAAAGAGCCCTTCCTTCAACGTAAATGCAGAGCGACAGTTTTTTCATTGCTTTGGCTGTGGAGCAGGTGGGGATATCTTTTCCTTTTTAATGAAACTGGAGCAATTGACTTTTCCAGAGGCACTGCACAAATTGGCGGAGCGTGCCGGAATAGCTGTGCCCCAGCCGCAGCAAGTAGAGGATTCACCTGAAAAACGGATGAAGCATGCGATGCAGGAAGCGCATACGTTCGTTTCACGCCTCTACCACTACGTGCTAACGAAAACCCCCTATGGCGCAGAAGCGATGAAGTATCTCGCAAAGCGCGGAATGTCTGAGGCGACAATAGCCGAATACCAAATCGGATTCGCCCCGGATTCCTGGGATTTCGTGACGCAGCAGTTGACAAAGCGGGGATTTTCACAGGAATTGATGGTGGAAGCAGGGCTTTTGGCCAGGAGCGATGCAGGAAAAATCTTTGATCGCTTTCGAGGTCGCATCATGTTTCCGATCCAGAATTCCCAAGGTAACGTCATCGGATTTGGAGGGCGCTTACTGCAAGGATCGAAGCCCAATTCCAACCAAAAGTCTCAACCCAAGTATCTGAATAGCCCGGAAAGCCTTTTGTTCAACAAAAGTGCTACGCTGTTTAATCTTCATCGTGCGCGCCCCATTATTAGAAAGAGAAAAGAGGCGCTGTTGTTTGAAGGATATGTCGATGTCATATCGGCATGGCAGGCGGGTTTTATGCAAGGTATTGCCACTTTGGGAACAGCCTTGACGGAGCAGCAGGCCAGAATTCTTCGTCGCAATACAGAGTCAGTCGTACTTTGTTATGACGGAGATGCTGCAGGACAAGAAGCAACGAGCAAAGCGATTCACGTTTTGCAGCAAGCCGGTTTGATCGTTCGAGTAGCTCCACTTCCACAAGGAGTGGACCCGGATGATTACATCCGCCAGCATGGGGCTGAAGCATTTTCCCAGCAGGTATTGTTACAGGCGATGCCGATTACGGCTTTCCGTCTGAAACATTTGCGCAGTCAGTTCGTAATAAAAGATGAGACGGACAAAGCTCGCTTAATCGCGAAGGCGGTCGAGATCATCAACGAGCTTAGCAGCCCGGTGGAACGGGACATGTACCAACGGCAATTGGCTGAAGAATACTCCCTTACTCTCGGTGATCTCAAATGGGAGTCCAAACGCGCCTACAATCAGCAAAAAAGTGAGCGCCAAAGGGATAAAGTGACGCCAGCATGGAATAATAGTATAAATAATGGCAAAGTTACGCTCGCGAAATCACTGCCACCCGCTTATCACACGGCTGAGCGCATGCTGCTTTACTACATGATGCGGAACGTAGAAATCGCTGCCCGCGTCCAACAAGAATGCAGCGCCCACTTTCAGGTGGATGAACACGATGCGCTGGCTGCCTACCTGTACGCCTACTATGCAGAGGGAAACCCGGAAGACCCTGGAAAGTTTATACATTATGTGCAAGACGATTTGTTAAAGCAATTAGCCTCGGGATTGGCCATGATGGAGTGCAACAACGACGTATCTGAGTTGGAGATCGGTGACTACATCAAACAAGTGAATAACTACCCGAAGCGTGCCGAGTTGGAACGATTGCGCGATGAGCAGCGGAGCTTACACCTCCAAGCGGCCGCAGCGGACAGCGAGGATGCGCGCAAACAACTTGAACTTCAAGCAGCCGTTACAGGGATGAAGATTCTTGAATTGGAAAATGCTTTAAAAGAAGGGTAG
- a CDS encoding S41 family peptidase, translating to MKRISQWAVATVLLFTTVLPVQAAEYPFEETEEVFQHVIESHLSKPTAKQLVKGALEVVSEQAKEKKQLQFKFSEEDDTWDELELRLEEWQKKGGFDTPTMNTWAIDGMLSTLNDPHSVFFTQDELRLFQSDVENQFVGFGFRLRRQNDHIIIREIVPNSPAAASSLQRGDQLIKVNETSLVGKTFEEAYAYLKGNEGTEAVLTVYRPSDKREHQVKLKRVSMTLPEAEGQMFTKGAVGYISLETFGSEGAIQVRDKLAELSRVQKPLSGLVLDLRDNGGGYLSTARDIASLFMEEGLLMYTTNRNGVEVETWVRNGQDIGIPVRILVNGGTASASELLSGALRDHGIAKLVGTKTFGKGSAQQVIPLSDGDALKLTLNEYFTPKHTVVNHVGLQPDMVVEDYGAQVVEALHSLKVNTWELSDAEGDTVINGIPFPTVDPLFKQTPQGLQIRAAVLSHLLGDSSNGEKDYVALAPFLKKYPALKLQTKNGVNILTFTS from the coding sequence ATGAAACGAATTAGTCAATGGGCAGTAGCAACAGTACTGCTATTCACAACTGTTCTTCCCGTGCAAGCGGCAGAGTATCCTTTCGAGGAAACAGAAGAAGTGTTCCAGCATGTCATAGAAAGCCACTTGAGCAAACCGACAGCCAAACAATTGGTAAAAGGAGCTTTAGAGGTGGTCAGTGAGCAGGCCAAAGAGAAAAAACAGCTTCAGTTCAAATTTTCAGAAGAAGATGACACCTGGGATGAGTTGGAATTGAGGCTCGAAGAATGGCAGAAGAAAGGCGGGTTTGATACGCCGACGATGAACACTTGGGCGATTGATGGAATGCTTTCCACGCTGAATGACCCACACAGCGTATTTTTTACTCAAGATGAATTGCGTCTGTTTCAATCTGACGTTGAAAATCAATTCGTTGGATTTGGCTTTCGTCTGCGGCGTCAAAATGATCATATTATCATCCGTGAAATCGTTCCGAATTCTCCAGCAGCCGCATCTTCTTTGCAACGAGGCGATCAATTGATCAAAGTCAATGAGACCTCGTTGGTCGGAAAGACTTTTGAAGAAGCGTATGCTTATTTGAAGGGCAACGAAGGGACTGAAGCCGTTCTTACAGTATATCGTCCATCTGACAAACGGGAGCACCAGGTAAAGTTGAAGCGTGTCTCCATGACCTTGCCGGAAGCGGAAGGACAGATGTTTACGAAAGGCGCGGTTGGCTATATCAGTCTTGAAACATTCGGATCAGAAGGAGCTATCCAGGTAAGGGATAAGCTTGCTGAACTTTCCCGTGTGCAAAAGCCGTTGTCCGGATTGGTGTTAGACCTGCGGGATAATGGCGGGGGATACTTGTCCACAGCACGGGATATCGCGAGCCTCTTTATGGAAGAAGGCTTGCTCATGTATACCACGAATCGCAATGGGGTAGAGGTAGAGACGTGGGTACGAAATGGACAGGATATCGGCATTCCTGTGCGAATTTTGGTAAACGGCGGAACAGCTTCTGCATCTGAGCTGTTGTCGGGTGCGCTGCGTGATCATGGCATCGCCAAGCTTGTGGGTACCAAAACATTTGGAAAAGGAAGTGCCCAACAAGTTATTCCGTTGTCGGACGGTGACGCACTCAAGCTAACACTGAACGAATATTTTACGCCTAAACATACTGTTGTGAATCACGTAGGCCTTCAACCTGATATGGTTGTGGAGGATTATGGAGCACAAGTGGTTGAAGCCCTCCATTCATTAAAGGTCAATACGTGGGAACTGAGTGACGCAGAAGGCGATACAGTCATCAATGGAATTCCTTTCCCGACGGTGGATCCTCTCTTTAAACAAACGCCTCAAGGGCTGCAAATCCGAGCTGCTGTACTATCGCATTTGCTGGGGGATTCGTCCAATGGGGAAAAAGATTACGTAGCACTAGCTCCGTTTTTGAAGAAGTATCCTGCACTGAAACTGCAAACGAAAAATGGTGTCAACATCCTCACATTTACTTCGTGA
- a CDS encoding S-layer homology domain-containing protein: MQKLIRTISCGLLTLSLLSPGVASAAGGLLPYNDISKHWARKAIIQGVQLGLFEAGPNVPKFYPNRDMTRAEFLVMVDRLYYGGQYQIYPLTFLSEHSEWARAEGFQEPYLPYKDVDRLTWMYKPTLRVSTILDRLYGPNAIQYIFPGEMMNPNQPITNEEAAKILQMFTMSPDSKNAWEEVSSWGWLKGEKTDRVKRGDAAVAADRMVDYFLQDGIMPLLDYDGKKFPMVPDIDEVLPLFATYTDPKTTEEQIYVDAAAAIRSRNDSEETFEQLRKLADSSFPNQVGVHYLLSWNPETPIETNLEEAFLAIDAYFEDKIILPDTLGLLSANVYDISLQLGNKDQSQYKKVLDRLGAYEQKVKQDSKEWESLAMYLGAMEIRSGQGDLAMARYKRFADRSPEALLNTSYYYLQEGRMQEAEEVLATMKPKASDSRMNQLHKMLRQEFASLKDQPAIISDLGYSLRLLDNADTYQVKGEAVLSGLTFSYTQDVNKEKQISKISGFYQSPQKLISDKLLSYTDGKTNTQYSYDTDRQTWDKSKTDKVDFLHEWVGAVKVADRAKELHARYYKQSYGKYDVITEWIPGSMLVEKSKKVMLGQGKVKEVPLFMNKYYIDRASDQIVKHTWRYEEIYEGDEYVAYSGTDQYDFTSNVEFSIPDDVRKGVAP, from the coding sequence GTGCAAAAACTAATCCGGACGATTTCTTGTGGATTACTGACATTAAGCTTACTCTCCCCCGGCGTCGCATCAGCGGCTGGGGGCTTATTGCCATACAATGACATCAGCAAGCACTGGGCGAGAAAAGCAATCATTCAAGGTGTGCAGCTCGGTTTGTTTGAGGCTGGTCCCAATGTTCCGAAGTTTTACCCAAATCGTGACATGACGCGTGCGGAATTTCTTGTCATGGTCGATCGTCTTTATTACGGCGGGCAGTATCAGATCTATCCCCTTACTTTCTTATCCGAGCATTCGGAGTGGGCGCGGGCAGAAGGTTTTCAGGAACCGTATTTGCCGTATAAAGATGTTGATCGCCTGACGTGGATGTACAAACCGACGTTGCGCGTCTCCACGATCTTGGATAGACTGTACGGTCCAAATGCGATTCAGTATATTTTTCCTGGTGAGATGATGAATCCGAATCAACCGATCACCAACGAAGAAGCTGCCAAGATATTGCAAATGTTCACGATGTCTCCAGATAGTAAAAATGCTTGGGAAGAAGTGAGTTCCTGGGGATGGCTAAAGGGAGAAAAAACGGATCGGGTGAAGCGGGGAGATGCTGCAGTCGCTGCTGATCGCATGGTGGATTATTTCCTTCAGGATGGAATCATGCCTCTGCTGGATTACGACGGGAAAAAGTTCCCCATGGTCCCGGATATCGATGAGGTATTGCCGTTATTCGCAACCTATACAGATCCCAAAACAACAGAAGAACAGATTTATGTAGATGCGGCTGCCGCTATTCGCAGTAGAAATGATAGTGAAGAGACCTTCGAACAGTTACGCAAGCTGGCGGATTCCTCCTTCCCTAATCAAGTCGGTGTTCACTATTTATTGAGCTGGAATCCTGAAACACCGATTGAAACCAATCTCGAGGAAGCTTTTCTTGCTATCGATGCTTACTTCGAAGACAAAATCATTCTCCCGGACACACTCGGGCTGTTGAGTGCCAATGTGTATGATATTTCCTTGCAGCTAGGGAACAAGGATCAAAGCCAATACAAAAAAGTGCTCGACCGACTTGGTGCTTATGAACAAAAAGTGAAGCAAGATTCCAAAGAATGGGAATCGCTCGCCATGTATTTGGGGGCAATGGAAATCAGGAGTGGTCAGGGAGACCTGGCGATGGCACGTTACAAGCGATTTGCCGACAGGAGCCCGGAGGCATTGTTGAATACTTCCTATTATTATTTGCAGGAAGGACGCATGCAGGAAGCAGAAGAAGTTCTTGCTACGATGAAACCGAAAGCGTCAGACAGCAGAATGAATCAGCTGCACAAAATGTTGCGTCAAGAGTTCGCATCTTTAAAAGATCAGCCAGCTATTATTTCTGATTTGGGATACTCTTTGCGCCTGTTGGATAATGCCGACACCTACCAAGTGAAGGGTGAAGCGGTATTGAGTGGATTGACGTTCTCCTATACGCAGGATGTTAACAAGGAAAAACAAATAAGCAAAATATCCGGCTTTTATCAATCTCCGCAAAAGCTAATATCAGACAAGCTGCTCTCCTATACAGATGGGAAAACAAACACGCAATACTCGTATGATACGGATCGGCAGACATGGGACAAGAGCAAAACGGACAAAGTTGACTTCTTGCACGAGTGGGTTGGTGCTGTCAAGGTAGCTGATCGGGCCAAGGAGCTTCATGCACGCTACTACAAACAATCATACGGGAAGTACGACGTCATTACGGAGTGGATTCCGGGCTCTATGCTGGTAGAGAAATCAAAGAAGGTTATGCTCGGACAAGGAAAAGTGAAAGAGGTTCCCTTGTTCATGAACAAGTATTATATTGATCGAGCTAGCGACCAGATTGTCAAACATACATGGCGTTATGAAGAAATTTATGAGGGCGACGAATACGTAGCCTATTCGGGTACCGACCAGTATGACTTTACAAGCAATGTTGAATTCTCGATACCTGATGATGTTCGAAAAGGGGTGGCGCCATGA
- a CDS encoding acyl-CoA dehydrogenase: MNFDLTSEQQMLKKMIREFADEVVAPGADERDQTKQFPVEIFKQMSELNLMGLPFSEKYGGAGADSTSFVIVVEELSRACGSTGITYSAHISLGGAPLALFGTEEQKLNYLSKICSGESFGAFGLTEPNAGSDAGGTKTNAVLADGEWTINGSKCFITNASYASFLALTAVTDKDQGSRGITAFIVPTDAPGFQVLANYEKLGLHSSNTTELVLENVRVPEENVLGKRGEGFKQFLITLDGGRIGIGAMAVGIAQAAYDKALQYSKQRTAFGNSLSHFQAIQHKLADMAMQIELARTMVYKAAWLKDHGRKFTKEAAMAKLYASEIAMSATHQAIQIHGGYGYMREYQVERFFRDARLLEIGEGTSEILRNVIAREIGC; the protein is encoded by the coding sequence ATGAACTTCGATTTGACTTCAGAACAACAAATGTTGAAAAAAATGATACGCGAGTTTGCTGATGAGGTAGTGGCGCCAGGAGCAGATGAACGCGATCAAACTAAACAATTTCCTGTCGAAATATTCAAGCAGATGAGCGAGCTGAACCTGATGGGTCTTCCCTTCTCTGAAAAATACGGGGGTGCGGGAGCTGATTCCACGAGTTTTGTAATCGTTGTAGAAGAGCTAAGTCGTGCATGTGGTTCTACAGGAATCACGTATTCGGCGCATATCTCGTTAGGTGGCGCTCCACTGGCTTTGTTTGGAACGGAAGAGCAAAAGCTGAACTATTTAAGCAAAATCTGTTCCGGCGAGAGCTTTGGCGCATTTGGCTTGACGGAACCGAATGCAGGATCTGACGCAGGTGGAACGAAAACGAATGCGGTCTTGGCTGACGGGGAGTGGACGATTAACGGCTCCAAATGCTTCATAACCAATGCTTCCTATGCTTCATTTCTCGCCTTGACAGCTGTGACTGACAAAGATCAGGGCTCACGTGGTATTACTGCTTTTATCGTTCCGACAGATGCACCGGGTTTTCAAGTACTGGCGAACTATGAAAAGCTCGGCTTGCACAGCTCTAATACAACCGAGCTCGTTCTTGAAAATGTGAGAGTGCCAGAGGAAAACGTCCTTGGAAAGCGAGGCGAAGGCTTCAAGCAGTTCCTCATTACACTTGATGGTGGGCGAATTGGGATCGGAGCGATGGCAGTAGGAATTGCTCAGGCTGCCTACGACAAGGCACTGCAATACTCGAAGCAGCGTACAGCTTTTGGGAATTCCTTGAGTCATTTTCAAGCGATCCAGCACAAGCTGGCGGATATGGCGATGCAAATAGAGCTGGCGAGAACGATGGTGTATAAAGCAGCGTGGCTGAAGGATCATGGTCGCAAATTTACGAAAGAAGCGGCTATGGCAAAATTGTATGCATCGGAGATTGCCATGTCTGCTACTCATCAGGCTATTCAGATTCACGGCGGCTATGGTTATATGCGGGAGTATCAGGTAGAACGATTTTTCCGCGATGCCCGACTGTTAGAGATCGGAGAGGGGACTTCAGAGATTCTGCGTAATGTTATCGCAAGAGAAATCGGTTGCTAG
- a CDS encoding Nif3-like dinuclear metal center hexameric protein gives MLAHGQTVIQYIERLAPKSLAMEGDKIGLHVGTLQKKVKKVMIALDVLESVVDEAIAEGVDLIVAHHAVIYRPLKHLRTDLAAGRVFEKLIKHDIAVYTAHTNLDVAYGGMNDWLAEAVGLTDVDVLDVLSREAWKKLIVFVPATHKEAVFSALAEAGAGHVGNYSHCSFQTEGTGTFWPGEGTNPHIGSRGQLEKVEEVRIEMIVPASRQSAVVKAMLAAHPYEEVAYDIIPLEQSGTVYGIGRIGSLPTPLTLREFALLVKERFALHGLRVVGDLDATVKKVAVVGGDGSSFVSKAIFKGADVYLTGDIGYHTAHDAQAEGLSIVDAGHNIEKIMKEKLATILLEQLQANGYETEVIPSRVHTDPFQFV, from the coding sequence ATGCTTGCGCACGGACAAACAGTAATTCAATATATAGAACGTCTGGCACCTAAATCGTTGGCGATGGAAGGCGACAAGATTGGTCTTCATGTAGGCACCTTGCAAAAAAAGGTAAAAAAAGTGATGATCGCACTAGACGTACTGGAATCTGTGGTGGATGAAGCAATCGCAGAGGGTGTCGACCTGATTGTGGCCCACCATGCCGTCATATATCGACCACTGAAACACCTGAGGACGGATCTCGCCGCAGGACGCGTGTTCGAAAAGCTGATCAAGCACGACATTGCGGTATATACAGCCCATACCAATTTGGATGTTGCGTACGGGGGAATGAACGATTGGCTTGCAGAAGCGGTTGGACTCACTGACGTAGATGTACTGGATGTTCTTTCACGAGAGGCTTGGAAGAAGCTCATCGTATTCGTGCCTGCTACCCATAAGGAAGCAGTGTTTTCTGCACTTGCTGAAGCGGGTGCTGGGCATGTAGGTAACTATAGCCACTGTTCTTTTCAGACAGAAGGCACTGGAACCTTTTGGCCAGGGGAAGGAACGAATCCCCATATCGGTTCGAGAGGTCAACTGGAAAAAGTAGAGGAAGTTCGCATCGAGATGATTGTTCCTGCGTCCAGGCAATCGGCTGTGGTCAAAGCAATGCTTGCTGCCCATCCCTACGAAGAAGTCGCCTATGACATCATTCCACTAGAGCAATCAGGAACTGTGTACGGAATTGGGCGTATCGGCAGTCTGCCTACACCACTGACGCTCCGTGAGTTTGCTTTGCTCGTCAAAGAACGGTTTGCCCTACATGGTCTTCGCGTAGTTGGTGACTTGGATGCGACAGTCAAAAAAGTAGCGGTAGTAGGTGGAGACGGCAGCTCCTTTGTTTCCAAAGCCATTTTTAAAGGCGCGGATGTTTATTTAACAGGAGACATTGGCTATCACACCGCACACGATGCGCAAGCGGAAGGCTTGTCGATCGTAGATGCTGGTCACAATATCGAAAAAATCATGAAGGAAAAGCTGGCAACCATCTTGCTTGAGCAATTGCAGGCAAATGGTTACGAGACAGAGGTTATTCCTTCGCGCGTGCACACAGATCCGTTCCAGTTTGTTTAA